The sequence below is a genomic window from Hemitrygon akajei chromosome 2, sHemAka1.3, whole genome shotgun sequence.
gGAGTGGTGTGACTGCACGGGATCAAAAGCAGCTACATAAAGTTgtagaattagtcagctccatcttggctactagcctccatggtattcaaaacattttcaaggagcggtgtctcagaaaggcagcgtccatcattatggacccccatcacccaggacatgtcctcttctccttgttaccatcaggaaggaggtacggaagcatgagggcacacactcagtgattcaggaacagtttctgcccctctcccattcgattcctaaatggacactgaccctgtgaacactacctcaacttttaccaaaatagagagaatacagaggagatttactagaatgttacctgggcttcagcacctaagttacagggaaaggctgaacaagttagttctttattctttggagtgtagaaggttgaggggggacttgatagaggaatttaaaattatgagggggttagatagagttgatgtggttaggcattttccattgagagtaggggagattgaaacaagaggacatgatctgagaattagggggcaaaagtttaagggtaacacgagggggaatttctttactcagagagtggtagctgtgtggaacgagcttccagtagaaatggtagaggcaggttcggtattgtcatttaaagtaaaattggataggaatatggacaggaaaggaatggagggttatggcatgagtgcaggtcggtgggattaggtgaaagtaagcattcagcgtggactagaagggccgagatgacctgtttccatgctgtaattgttatacggttttttggttatacgtatactgtaattgatttacttatttatttacttattagtttttgttcttctgTATGatctattgcattgaaatgctgctgctaagttaacaatttcacaacacatgccggtgataataaacctgatttgattctgattccttcctcGGTTTAGCGATCTGTCTGTGTATGAGTGGGCCACAAGTACCTCATTTcgactttcttctgggcagtcggTGGGCAGTTAATGTTGGCCCAGCTACCAATGCCCACATTCCAGCCGAGTTACAGCATTGTGTTCTGCTCTTCCTGCAGTACCGGTTCCCAGCAGCAGGTGGGGATCCTGCACCGTGAAACgagaaacaagggaaaatccgcaGTGCTGGAAATTGTTATCCTCTCCCTGTCCCAGTGTGGAGCAccttcctgcttcaaattatcctccatcgtccctgtgccaaacaagaccaaggtaacatgcccgAACGACtaacgtcctgttgcactcacctcaatgatagcaaatgctttgagagtttggtcaaggactacatctacagcttgctaccacccaccggaccccctacaattcacaaccgatcaacagatgatgcaatagccactgctctacataccgtccttacgtatctggagaagaatgatgcttatgtgagaatgctgttcttgaactacagcattcaacacaattccctccaggcttgacaggcAGCTCAGAAACCTCTGCCTTGTgcatctggatcctggacttcctctcagatcgccagcagctccctcacctccacccctccgaCTCTCAACACACgagctcctcagggctgtgtcgacacccacagctccaatctgctgattaaatttgctgacgacacgacattgattggcctaatctcaaacaatagcgAGGTGACCTACAGGGTaggagtcatctctctgacacagtggtgtcaagaaaacaacctctccctcaatgtcacaaaaacaaaagagctggtcgtggattacaggaaggatggagacgggctaacccctattgaatcaatggatctggggttgagagggtaaacagcttcaagttcttcaAGTGGTGTATGACCCCACCtgacacacaggtgaagtgtctcctcacctggaagtgccaggagggagttcagtgggaagggacgaatggacgtgagtcgtgtagggagtgatccctgctgaaagcagaaagtgggggagagggaaagatgtgtttggtggtgggatcctgttggagacggtggaaattacagaaattattaagagtgaggacaagttccgttagacggaggagagtggtggtggaagggaactggttgggacgggtgtccagaaagaaagagagagctcTGAGACCTTCCTGCTGGTGGATGAAGgtgtacagggactggacatccacagtgaaaataagatgctcgGGGCCAGGGAACGTGAAATCATTGAAAGATCCAGAGTGTGCGAAGTCACTGAGGGTTCACTCCATCCTGTGACAGTGACCCCTGACCCTCAACTCCtccgacaggggaaacatcctccctgcatcCTGTCTGTTGAGCCCTGAACGATTTTGCACTTCcccgagatctcctctcattcttctaaacaggagAATGTTATGTTCTCTGAGAACATACAACAGTACGGAACAGGCACAGAAACTGAAATTTCTGATGTGGACTGTGAAGTTTGTCTAAAGTTACAACAGGACCTCAATCAACTGGGAAtatgggcaaaggaatggcagaaagaATTCAAAATAGAAATGGGCAAAGTGACAACaatacattacagcacaggaacaggcacagaaactgaaattttcggaatatacacagtgaatgtcagggccctggggagtgttgtagaatagaAACACCCAGGGGAACAAGTACATAGTTCCTGAGAGTAGAGACACAGGTAGACAGTGTAGTGAAGAAGGGGtctggtatgctggccttcatcaatcggggATTAAGTATATGAGATGGTTTGtcgtgttacagctgtacaagtcattggggagaccacactcagagtactgggtgcagttctggtcaccgagctGTAGAAAGGATGACATTCAGCTGGAATGTGTGCAGacaagattcacaggaatgttaccGGGGCTCAAGGGCTTCAGGAGAATCTGGATCGACCTGGACTGTTTTCCTGAAGcaaaggagactgagggttgacaTTATTGTGATTGATGAAATCCTGCAGGGCAGTGATGAGgtcgatggtcacagtctttccccaggggaggggagtctaaaactagaggatataGAGTTAAGCTCAGAGGGTAAAGATTAGCAGGGGACCTGAGTGGCAAATTTTCCACACAGTCAGTGGTCGGTAAATGGGatgagctgccggaggaaatGGTAGAGGCCGATAGAATTGAAACATTTTTAGGACATTTGGATTGAAAACGTTTAGAGGAATGCTGGCCAAATGCTGTCAAGGGGGACATGCTGAGGAAGCCACCTTGGTTGTCAGGGCCATGTTACGTCGAAGGGCCGGTGTATGTGCTGTCACCTCCATTAGTCTCATTAGGAAGAGTGGGACCTCACATCAGAGCAGGGCTGTACAGGGGGGAAGTCAGGAAGTTTTCCTGCATCCGTGTTTCAGTAATCCCAGTGTATCCAACACCTCACAATCTTCTGCTGCATCaagatcccccatttcagtgttaAAGATATTTGCCTGACAATTTAAATAATCGATATTTAATCACCTTTCCACCCTCCTGCTTTACACCTCTATTTATTCCCCGGACCCTTCTATCCTCCCTCTGGTCAGTCTGTACACTGCTCTGAAGAACATCAGAAACAGAagcaaggaggccattcagcccctcacaccTGCTCTCCCATTAGACATGATCAATACCACTTCCCTGTGCTCATGCTGTTTCTACTGATTCACGTTGTATCCAAAACTCTATCCACGTCTCTCCTCAACATAGTTAATGTGTAAATGTGCAGAGCCCTGTTAGATTGTGAGCTGTGTAAATACATTTATTCACCTCTGAATGGtcgtcccctcactgtgtctcctcaTCCTGACACCCCCGTTACCAGAAACATCATCCCTGCATCAACCTGGGGAGCCTGGAGTAAATCtcagactctctctctgtctccatcatacacaaatacacacagggggcttcaccatttacatttctccattgcgtcaatgaccaacacagtctgcccgaggattgtgctgggatcaGCCTGcatgtgttgccacacttccggcTCCAAAATATCATGTCCACGTCTCTCTCCCCTTCACCGTACCTCTCCAGGTAGTTCCAACCTGAGCATCGATGTCtctaatggtccactcccctctcctatcacattcctccttctTTATCCCCCTTCCAGATGAAATTACACTGCACTCCCATTTTTTCTTCaatcagatgctggaagaactaaaacaaaacagaaattacTTGAAACCCACAACAGAGCAGGCAGTGTTTGAATCAATTCCGGGAGAGGTCACCAACGTGGAACGTGAAacctgttcctctctccacagatcctgaccAACCTGCtgtgtttttccagcatttcctgcatATAAACTGGGTCCAAAACTGAATATCTGATTCAAAGTAGAGATCCGGACTCTATTTGCCTCGTAAATTAGAGGAACAGCTCCCCATTTTCCGTCAGGGTGATTGGCAACCTGGCAGCATCAACATCGAACTTTCAAACTTCTGGAAGTCGTTCCCTGTCACTTTTCCTGTTTAATTGTCTCCCTcctcctgctccaccagccccatcaccctctctctttcccctccttccccaccctctccatctgtccatcacccacacactccccccccaccctctccatctgcccatcacccacacactcctccccacctctccatctgtccatcacccacacactcctctccaccctctccatctgcccatcccccacacactcctccccaccctctccatctgcccatcccccacacactcctccccacctctccatctgcccatcacccacactcctccccaccctctccatctgcccatcacccacacactcctcccccaccctctccatctacccatcccccacactcctccccaccctctccatctgctcatcaccctcacactcctccccacctctccatctgcccatcacccacacactcctccccaccctctccatctgctaatcacccacaccctcctccccaccctctccatctgctcatcaccctcacactcctccccaccctctccatctgcccatcacccacaactctcctccccaccctctccatctacccatcccccacactcctccccaccctctccatctgccaatcacccactctcctcctgaccctctccatctgcccatcaccctcacactcatccccaccctctccatctgccgatcacccactctcctcctgaccctctccatctgcccatctcccacacactccttcccacctccctccctttactCCGGGGtcactttcccctcctgtcagattccaaaatcttcagccctttgtcactgacAGCTCTCACCTCCCAATTTCTGACACATTTCCACCCGTCCCTCatctatcacccctccctcaggtattacccctcacctgcccatttccctccatagatgttgcctgacacgGTGGGAGACCCAGGCGCTTTGTGTGTTACCACCACAACATGTCCCGTGTtaccaagattcaccctgacctccctctcccagtcagcaccaccaccacttgccccagttaccctgtcagtcccggtggactttagcacccgggggagccggggagctcaggacccgccgcccgcggctgctgctgaatccgcagtgtttctgttccgttgacggatgcggtgaacgagttaaaattaatggatcgataattctcacatcgtgtttatttcactctccgcacatttatatttacactgactTACTCCTGACGCgagtcccgggacccgacccgtttacagacccggagcggaaccggagcagattctcagccactcgtTTTTATCCCAAGGcccgaagaaaggataaagtttctccgtgaatttattcccagtgaaggtgtggagatgggacttggtctccgcgttgtaaaatgagactgtcccggactcgtaactgagataaactcccaccctcccggggatgggaccggcagggagacgggactcaGGGGAGGTGAAAACCCGCATCACGTCATCACGCCGCGCGATggtccagaatccggtctccggactccgtgtgacccctcccttcctcttcacagactctgcggcgactcccagaccccagcgccgattccccgtcacctccacctccacctcccagtaatgtctccccgatgtgaatccctccgatcccagcacacaaggccaGACGGTGaacctcttcccggtgtcagggagattcctccaggtcccggtccatctcacactcttccgatcctcagacacctcgagccacggattcgccgtttccacatccagggtgacagagactggggggagaagcagagaattagagagtccccggggatcggggggagactcgggcagcgcggccccggggatcggggggagactcggacagcgcggccccgggatcggggggagactcgggtagcgcggccccggggatcgtggggagactcgggcagcgcggccccggggatcgtggggagactcgggcagcgcggccccggggatcgggggggagactcgggcagcgcggccccgggaccgtgGGGAGgggccgctgggcctcaggcgcaGTTGGATGGGCGACAGGACCCTTTCCCGGGGTTTTACCCAAACACAGCGGATGGACAACCGGCATCGTCCCGAGGTTTTTCCTCGACATGGAGAGCGGATTTTCCTCgatcaacaaacacaaaattctggagaatctcagcgggtcaagcagcgtGTGATGTACAGTCgctgtttcaagccgagacctttCCTCGATTGGAAAGAAAGACGGGAGATAGCAGTGGAACCGGGTATGAGAGAGACCCAGAAtattcagcctctccttataacccaaactctccagtcccagtaacatccttgtaaatctgttttataccctctcagtttaatgacatccttcctgtagaaagataaccagaactgtacagggtgatcaaaatcataaagacaagaaagtctgcagatgctggaaatccaaagcaacacacacaaaaccttggcccaaatcattgagtgtttattcatctccatagatgctgcctgacctgctgagttcctccagcagtttgtatgttactctgctccaaatgtggccttcccAATGTCTTGTACACTCATAACGTGACGTCCcagttcctgtactcagtattctgTCTGATGAAGGCAATCACCTcctggtctctctgttccacaacactctccagggcCCCCGATTGATGTGTAAATCCTGTCCTGGTttaccttccaaaatgcaacaccctcATCTCTCTGAA
It includes:
- the LOC140738286 gene encoding zinc-binding protein A33-like is translated as MPIKEAIKIYQDRVKSSLDSLVKKKSDFQEKEQQQKEKISGVREQSQSVQSHITSQFAELRRIITEKEQRTLRDVREEEERILNPMEKNLQEIQENLNAIYKEISTLQEQMDQQDNIIFLMEEARRKRRISDDAHTLSVTDGALLVEKFHHPYLLDIASEEVIGGIKHVSVTLDVETANPWLEVSEDRKSVRWTGTWRNLPDTGKRFTVWPCVLGSEGFTSGRHYWEVEVEVTGNRRWGLGVAAESVKRKGGVTRSPETGFWTIARRDDVMRVFTSPESRLPAGPIPGRVGVYLSYESGTVSFYNAETKSHLHTFTGNKFTEKLYPFFGPWDKNEWLRICSGSAPGL